One Panicum virgatum strain AP13 chromosome 3N, P.virgatum_v5, whole genome shotgun sequence DNA segment encodes these proteins:
- the LOC120667794 gene encoding O-glucosyltransferase rumi-like: protein MQFILLGSTASGSSRNGGRPGHRTPSSAAPRIPILITCSNETTSEFHTCPSAATTCPSPSASSSSSKQRPAPSTTTCPEYFRFIHSDLSPWRDAGITREAVERARDKATFRLVVVAGRAYVDKYRPAFQTRDVFTLWGILQLLARYPGRVPDLDLMFFCDDTPVVHAAAYPDPSVAPPLFMYCKNDSALGIVFPDWTFWGWPEVNIRPWAPFLEEVERESRRVPWHYREPYAFWKGNPDVGGLRSDLMRCNGSDWNARLVRQDWEDADRNGFKDSNLAKQCTYRYKIYVQGRTWSVSQKYILACGSPMLRIQTSFDDFFSRGLVAGKHYWPIDADGMCPSIKSAVDWGNAHPVQAQRMGEEGSSFARDELSMDYVYDYMLHQLAQYARLLRYRATVPKNATELCLESMACPADGRAGEFMMESREKYVADYEPCSLPPPFTLYYKVGKRVGEVGSKVKRMEEQEWKET from the exons ATGCAGTTCATTCTTCTTGGCAGCACTGCTTCTGGAAGTTCACGAAACGGCGGACGGCCCGGTCACCGCACACCATCATCCGCGGCACCCCGCATCCCAATCCTCATCACCTGCAGCAACGAGACCACCTCGGAGTTCCACACATGCCCCAGCGCAGCAACGACGTGTCCATCGCCGTCAGCATCGTCATCATCCTCCAAACAGCGCCCGGCACCATCGACGACGACGTGCCCGGAATACTTCCGGTTCATCCACTCGGACCTGTCGCCGTGGCGCGACGCGGGGATCACGCGGGAGGCGGTGGAGCGCGCGCGCGACAAGGCGACGTTccggctggtggtggtggccgggcGCGCCTACGTGGACAAGTACCGCCCGGCCTTCCAGACACGAGACGTGTTCACGCTGTGGGGAATCCTGCAGCTGCTGGCACGCTACCCGGGTCGCGTCCCGGACCTGGACCTCATGTTCTTCTGCGACGACACCCCCGTGGTGCACGCCGCGGCCTACCCCGACCCGtccgtggcgccgccgctcttCATGTACTGCAAGAACGACAGCGCGCTGGGTATCGTCTTCCCGGACTGGACATTCTGGGGCTGGCCGGAAGTGAACATCCGGCCGTGGGCGCCGTTCCtggaggaggtggagcgcgAGAGCCGGCGAGTGCCCTGGCACTACAGGGAGCCGTACGCGTTCTGGAAGGGCAATCCCGACGTCGGGGGCTTGCGCAGTGACCTTATGCGATGCAATGGCTCCGATTGGAACGCGCGCCTCGTCAGGCAAGATTGGGAGGATGCCGATCGGAATGGCTTTAAAGACTCCAATTTGGCGAAACAATGCACCTACAG GTACAAGATCTATGTGCAAGGGAGAACATGGTCAGTGAGCCAGAAGTACATCCTGGCCTGTGGCTCTCCGATGCTGCGCATCCAGACATCCTTCGACGACTTTTTCTCCCGGGGGCTCGTTGCCGGCAAGCATTACTGGCCCATTGACGCTGACGGCATGTGCCCATCCATCAAGTCGGCGGTAGACTGGGGCAACGCCCACCCAGTGCAGGCGCAGCGAATGGGCGAGGAGGGCAGCAGCTTCGCCCGGGACGAGCTGAGCATGGACTATGTCTACGACTACATGCTGCACCAGCTCGCTCAGTATGCCAGGCTGCTCCGGTATAGAGCCACCGTCCCGAAGAACGCCACCGAGCTCTGCCTGGAGTCCATGGCTTGCCCTGCGGATGGGCGTGCTGGTGAGTTCATGATGGAGTCCAGGGAAAAGTATGTCGCCGACTATGAGCCTTGCTCACTGCCTCCACCTTTCACCTTATATTACAAAGTTGGGAAGAGGGTCGGGGAGGTGGGCAGCAAAGTGAAAAGGATGGAGGAGCAAGAGTGGAAGGAAACCTAG